A DNA window from Sylvia atricapilla isolate bSylAtr1 chromosome 6, bSylAtr1.pri, whole genome shotgun sequence contains the following coding sequences:
- the TNNI2 gene encoding troponin I, fast skeletal muscle, which yields MLQLAVTEIEKEAAAKEVEKQNYLAEHCPPLSLPGSMQELQELCKKLHAKIESVDEERYDTEVKLQKTNKELEDLSQKLFDLRGKFKRPPLRRVRMSADAMLRALLGSKHKVCMDLRANLKQVKKEDTEKEKDLRDVGDWRKNIEEKSGMEGRKKMFEAGES from the exons ATGCTCCAGCTTGCTGtcactgaaatagaaaaagaagcagctgctAAAGAAGTGGAAAAGCAGAACTACCTGGCAGAACATTGCCCTCCTCTGTCGCTCCCAGGATCCATGCAGGAACTTCAG gagctgtgcaAAAAGCTTCATGCCAAGATAGAGTCAGTGGATGAGGAGAGGTATGATACAGAGGTGAAGCTACAGAAGACTAACAAGGAG CTGGAAGACTTGAGCCAGAAACTCTTTGACCTGCGTGGCAAGTTCAAGCGGCCGCCGCTGCGCAGGGTGCGCATGTCGGCTGACGCCATGCTGCgggccctgctgggctccaAGCACAAGGTCTGCATGGACCTCCGAGCCAACCTGAAGCAAGTGAAGAAGGAGGACACTGAGAAG gagaagGATCTTCGTGATGTTGGTGACTGGAGGAAGAACATCGAGGAGAAGTCTGGCATGGAGGGCAGAAAGAAGATGTTTGAGGCTGGCGAGTCCTAA